In a single window of the Melioribacteraceae bacterium genome:
- the csrA gene encoding carbon storage regulator CsrA yields the protein MLVLSRRFNEEIKIGGNITIKILSITENSVKIGIDAPKEVQLYRGEVYEKVKESIIDAAKSVAEVNSDLGKFKIQKVKT from the coding sequence ATGCTAGTACTATCAAGAAGGTTTAATGAAGAAATTAAAATTGGCGGCAATATTACAATCAAGATTTTATCGATAACCGAAAATTCGGTTAAGATTGGAATTGACGCACCTAAAGAGGTTCAACTTTACCGTGGTGAAGTTTATGAAAAGGTAAAAGAATCTATAATTGATGCAGCCAAATCTGTTGCCGAAGTAAATTCGGATCTTGGCAAATTTAAAATTCAGAAGGTGAAAACTTAA
- a CDS encoding OmpA family protein, translating into MGLFIIMYAISNIDSIKYKNVASAMGSFFGNSNNISQIVGDKQVVEKPANTLSDELSKLIVDNNYDASVRLEESERGITIHILGDILFAPGNAEIGIDSKNILSKIANVLKKIPNDLRIEGHTDDTPISTFRYPSNWHLSVDRALSTAYFFIKDQDIHPDRVSVVGYSEYKPIASNKEAQTRALNRRVDIVILK; encoded by the coding sequence TTGGGTTTGTTTATAATTATGTACGCGATCTCAAATATTGACTCAATTAAGTATAAAAATGTTGCTTCAGCGATGGGAAGTTTTTTTGGAAATTCCAATAATATTTCTCAGATTGTAGGAGATAAACAAGTCGTTGAAAAACCGGCTAATACGTTGAGCGATGAACTTAGCAAATTAATAGTCGATAATAATTATGATGCGAGTGTTAGACTAGAAGAGAGCGAAAGGGGAATTACAATTCATATTTTAGGCGATATTCTATTTGCGCCGGGTAATGCCGAAATTGGCATTGATTCAAAAAACATTCTTTCAAAAATTGCAAACGTGTTAAAAAAAATTCCTAATGATTTAAGAATTGAAGGACACACAGACGATACTCCTATTAGCACTTTTAGATATCCTTCAAACTGGCATTTATCTGTTGATCGTGCTTTAAGCACAGCATATTTTTTTATTAAAGATCAGGATATTCACCCTGATCGAGTATCGGTCGTTGGTTATTCTGAGTACAAACCAATTGCCTCAAATAAAGAAGCCCAAACGAGGGCATTAAACAGACGAGTTGACATAGTAATTCTAAAGTGA
- the flgK gene encoding flagellar hook-associated protein FlgK, with the protein MSLGRLFDISSRTLSTYQRAIEVTSNNISNAGNAEYSRQKVNIGSDISLNGIGIGVKISDIQRVRDDMVDAQIRKYQSALSSSEKKSEMLGRIETILSEPSEMGLSNYLAQFFNSWQELTVNPTSIQMRSNVLQKAKRLAERYNDIKSGIEDVQSQIINDARIKVSQLNTHVVELRSLNQKIFDTESRGVNAGELKDQRDAIIQKVAKLANVTVSPTEQGAVTVNVGGLLAADQVYNNQFVLEVTEGELKISIENDRGSKAVVNSGEIGALLELHSKNIGEYKNKFNTLITTLTERVNHYHEQGFALDGSLGTKFFEMSSDGKLMLNVTDPVKLAAADVTGNTGNAKIANQIYRIAEDESVFNGSLIIDEYTNILNSLGTERISNDDRVDSNELILQQLQNQRASVSGVSLDEEMTNVLKYQRSYDAAARLVKVADDMLQTILNMV; encoded by the coding sequence ACGAGCTATTGAAGTAACATCAAACAATATTTCAAATGCAGGTAATGCCGAATATTCCAGACAAAAAGTGAATATTGGATCGGATATTTCTTTGAATGGCATTGGTATTGGCGTAAAAATAAGTGACATACAAAGAGTTAGAGATGATATGGTTGATGCTCAAATTAGGAAATATCAATCGGCATTATCGAGCTCCGAAAAAAAATCGGAAATGCTCGGAAGAATTGAAACTATTTTATCCGAACCATCCGAAATGGGATTGTCAAATTACCTAGCACAGTTTTTTAATTCGTGGCAGGAATTAACAGTTAATCCCACATCAATCCAAATGAGATCAAATGTACTCCAAAAGGCAAAACGGCTGGCAGAAAGATACAATGATATAAAATCGGGTATTGAGGATGTTCAATCACAAATAATAAATGATGCGAGAATTAAAGTATCGCAGTTAAATACGCATGTGGTTGAATTAAGATCACTTAATCAAAAAATATTTGATACAGAATCGAGAGGGGTAAACGCTGGCGAGTTAAAAGATCAGCGTGATGCAATAATACAAAAAGTAGCAAAGCTTGCTAATGTTACGGTTAGTCCAACAGAGCAAGGAGCAGTTACAGTAAATGTTGGCGGCCTTTTAGCTGCGGATCAAGTATATAATAATCAATTTGTGCTTGAGGTTACTGAAGGCGAACTTAAAATTAGTATTGAAAATGACAGAGGATCAAAAGCAGTAGTAAACAGCGGTGAAATTGGCGCATTGCTGGAATTACATTCAAAAAATATTGGCGAATACAAAAATAAATTTAATACTCTAATTACTACACTTACCGAACGCGTGAATCATTATCATGAGCAGGGTTTTGCGCTCGATGGTTCATTGGGTACGAAGTTTTTTGAAATGTCATCTGATGGCAAATTAATGCTAAATGTAACAGATCCTGTTAAATTAGCTGCCGCCGATGTTACAGGAAACACAGGCAATGCAAAAATTGCTAATCAGATTTATCGCATTGCGGAAGATGAATCGGTATTTAATGGTTCACTTATTATTGATGAATATACTAATATTTTAAATTCACTCGGCACTGAGCGGATTTCTAACGATGATAGAGTTGATTCGAATGAATTAATTCTTCAACAGTTGCAGAACCAGCGTGCCTCAGTATCGGGTGTTTCACTTGATGAAGAAATGACTAATGTATTAAAATATCAAAGAAGTTATGACGCGGCCGCCCGATTAGTTAAAGTTGCCGATGATATGCTACAAACAATATTAAATATGGTGTAG
- a CDS encoding OmpA family protein, translating to MIMDNESAPIIKKVKKVHGGHHGGAWKVAYADFVTAMMALFIVLWILGQSEEVKQAVAGYFKDPVGFSDKSKSLIDGKSNHSPLELELNQDEMRKEAERRELERMADNLKENLGSDTELLGLSDQVKIEIVKEGLKIELIDSASDVFFDLGTSELKVEGKRLLEKIGGEIAKLDNKIIVEGHTDSRQFNNKGTGYTNFELSSERALAAKRSLVTGGLPESHINEIHGYADTRLRDTNDPFSFVNRRISITVKFQQ from the coding sequence ATAATTATGGATAATGAATCTGCCCCAATTATAAAAAAGGTTAAAAAAGTACATGGCGGGCATCATGGAGGCGCTTGGAAAGTAGCTTATGCCGATTTTGTTACGGCAATGATGGCTCTATTTATTGTACTTTGGATTTTGGGTCAGAGCGAAGAAGTAAAACAGGCCGTGGCAGGTTATTTCAAAGATCCGGTTGGTTTTTCAGACAAGAGTAAAAGTTTAATTGATGGTAAATCCAACCACTCACCTCTTGAACTTGAGTTAAATCAAGATGAAATGAGGAAGGAAGCAGAGAGAAGAGAATTGGAACGAATGGCAGATAACTTAAAAGAAAATTTGGGCTCCGATACAGAACTGCTGGGGTTATCTGATCAAGTAAAAATTGAAATTGTTAAAGAGGGATTAAAAATTGAGTTAATTGATTCGGCTAGTGATGTGTTCTTTGATCTCGGAACATCAGAATTGAAAGTTGAAGGGAAAAGACTTCTCGAAAAAATTGGCGGTGAAATTGCGAAACTCGATAATAAAATTATAGTTGAAGGTCACACTGATTCGCGCCAATTTAATAATAAGGGAACCGGATATACTAATTTTGAGCTTAGTTCAGAAAGAGCTCTTGCGGCTAAAAGATCTTTAGTTACCGGCGGACTTCCCGAATCCCATATCAATGAAATACATGGTTACGCCGATACCAGGTTAAGAGATACCAATGATCCCTTTAGTTTTGTAAATAGAAGAATTTCTATTACCGTGAAATTTCAGCAATAG
- the fliW gene encoding flagellar assembly protein FliW, which produces MKVQTLKFGEIEFTEDKVIKFSDGLFGFEDLKNFLFIHPEDNYFYWLTSIDDPGISFPMFGIRVLDDKFPQEDSCEAFGIVNLNQDPLKITINLKAPVFINQDSKTGFQKIIDSDSYPVNFNLFTE; this is translated from the coding sequence ATGAAAGTACAAACACTAAAATTCGGTGAAATCGAATTCACCGAAGACAAAGTAATTAAATTCTCTGACGGTCTTTTTGGATTTGAGGATTTGAAAAATTTTCTTTTCATTCATCCCGAAGACAATTATTTCTATTGGTTAACTTCTATCGATGATCCTGGGATATCTTTTCCTATGTTTGGAATAAGAGTTCTAGACGATAAGTTTCCACAAGAGGATAGTTGTGAAGCATTTGGGATAGTTAATCTTAATCAAGACCCTCTTAAGATTACAATTAATCTCAAGGCACCGGTTTTTATCAATCAAGATTCAAAAACCGGGTTTCAAAAAATAATTGATTCGGATTCATATCCGGTTAACTTTAATTTATTTACCGAGTAA
- a CDS encoding adenylyltransferase/cytidyltransferase family protein, translating to MILGYATGVFDLFHIGHLNLLKNAKAIFDKLIVGVTTDELMLKYKNKKTVIPFSERFEIVRNIKFVDAVIPQESMNKFEVWQKLKFDVMFVGDDWFHTEKWAEYEKQFAEVGVRIIYFPYTKGTSSTLINKILIEERDRIEISQHIYPERANV from the coding sequence ATGATTTTGGGATACGCAACAGGCGTTTTTGATTTATTCCATATTGGGCATTTGAACTTATTAAAGAATGCAAAAGCAATATTCGATAAACTAATAGTAGGTGTCACAACTGATGAATTGATGCTAAAATACAAAAATAAGAAAACAGTAATTCCCTTTAGTGAAAGATTTGAAATTGTTAGAAATATAAAATTTGTCGATGCGGTAATACCTCAAGAATCAATGAATAAATTTGAAGTATGGCAAAAACTGAAATTTGATGTAATGTTTGTTGGAGATGATTGGTTCCATACCGAAAAATGGGCGGAATATGAAAAACAGTTTGCTGAGGTTGGTGTTAGAATAATTTACTTCCCATATACAAAAGGCACATCTTCTACTCTCATAAATAAAATTTTGATAGAGGAACGGGACCGAATCGAAATATCACAACATATCTATCCGGAGAGGGCAAATGTATAA
- a CDS encoding response regulator, with protein MKDKVLIVEDEKDTRFILEKLLSRNNYDVASAVNGEEAIQVLKTFSPKVIVADWTMPVLDGLALCNILKADEKYKSIYFIILTARSSLKDRIMGLDVGADDFLVKPVENQELLARIRSGMRIFNLQNELRSIEHSKAVVEMACTIGHKINNPLSSLMLSVKNIENELSEPEKAKLKEDLQSVNESLDRIKKFANELITLENPQIINYTSEKRMIKTD; from the coding sequence ATGAAAGATAAGGTACTAATAGTTGAAGATGAAAAGGATACAAGATTTATTCTTGAAAAACTTTTATCACGAAATAATTACGATGTAGCTTCTGCTGTAAATGGTGAAGAGGCAATTCAGGTATTAAAAACTTTTTCACCTAAAGTTATTGTTGCCGATTGGACTATGCCTGTGTTGGATGGACTAGCGCTCTGCAATATTTTAAAAGCCGATGAAAAATATAAATCTATTTACTTTATTATTCTTACTGCGCGTTCTTCCTTAAAAGATAGAATAATGGGACTTGATGTAGGCGCCGATGACTTTCTTGTTAAACCGGTTGAAAACCAGGAATTACTGGCAAGAATTAGATCTGGAATGAGAATTTTTAATCTTCAAAATGAATTAAGGAGCATTGAACATTCAAAAGCTGTGGTTGAGATGGCCTGCACAATTGGGCACAAGATTAATAACCCGCTGAGCAGTTTAATGCTTTCGGTTAAAAATATTGAAAATGAGTTGAGTGAACCTGAAAAAGCAAAACTTAAGGAAGATCTCCAATCGGTAAATGAATCGTTAGATCGAATAAAAAAATTCGCAAATGAACTAATTACATTAGAAAATCCGCAAATAATAAATTATACCTCAGAAAAAAGGATGATTAAAACAGATTGA
- a CDS encoding PAS domain-containing protein produces MSFSNDNKNIAENLDIDFASYTELPNNNPLVIVDYNMRIDYCNDSFKTNFGLGISDSINDMKSNPELIYLIQGLSASKYKNITVDINLSSEVDEAIKSYSITLERVLVKGNQYFMLIIESLEQRKKLENRVNALHNALDHGKLPIIILDHQFRISYATTAFEYLLSKEIETIYHQPIDSVLKGVLDSEDLIKFCEALQKSESWKRVIAINGSRQLSFWEFTLSSVSLQKDKEPRFILTASNLTEHINQTKTIERSERKQKQIINNISDLLLIIEKHDEKILFENANDNFCNFFGIDKNLSHLVKLSEVINEDLDSLIIQSINQITYQNRNSATFTFLHENERHFSCKVTHINEKISTIFIITMTDKTDEINYQEQLKKAYQKEMMVNKMKSDFLANMSHEIRTPFNAIIGYSEIIDESVAENDIKMVKEIMDSMKEVLGRALNLFTNIVEVSQIEAGEVELENVELNCNQVVRSVYNKNYEEVIKKNLEFKLDLDESECIVEIDWIKLEKVLNSLIDNATKYTPTGTIYIGTKNQKDKIEIIVADSGVGIEQSQIDRVLKPFSQEVEGYTRPYEGAGLGLTIAYRLTKLMNGDFDIISEKNLGTKVILSFPHAYLTSYSGVK; encoded by the coding sequence ATGTCATTTTCAAACGATAATAAAAATATTGCCGAGAATCTGGATATTGATTTCGCAAGTTATACCGAACTGCCAAATAATAATCCTCTTGTAATTGTTGATTACAATATGCGCATCGACTATTGCAATGATTCATTCAAAACAAATTTTGGTCTTGGAATATCTGATTCTATAAACGATATGAAATCCAACCCGGAACTAATTTATCTGATTCAAGGCCTGAGTGCGAGCAAATATAAAAATATTACTGTTGATATAAATCTTTCATCTGAAGTTGATGAAGCAATTAAAAGTTATTCTATTACTCTTGAGCGGGTATTGGTTAAGGGTAATCAATACTTTATGCTGATAATTGAATCGCTAGAGCAGCGAAAAAAACTTGAGAATAGAGTAAATGCTCTTCATAATGCTTTAGATCATGGCAAACTCCCGATAATCATTCTCGATCATCAATTCCGAATATCATATGCTACAACTGCATTTGAATATTTGTTATCAAAAGAAATTGAAACAATATACCACCAGCCGATTGATTCAGTATTAAAAGGAGTACTTGATAGTGAAGATTTGATAAAGTTTTGTGAGGCGCTTCAAAAATCAGAAAGCTGGAAAAGAGTAATTGCCATTAATGGAAGCAGGCAATTATCTTTTTGGGAGTTTACTCTGAGTTCTGTCTCACTTCAAAAAGATAAAGAGCCAAGATTCATTTTAACCGCAAGTAATTTAACTGAACACATTAATCAAACAAAAACTATTGAACGCTCGGAACGCAAACAGAAACAGATTATTAACAATATCTCTGATTTATTGCTAATCATTGAAAAGCACGATGAGAAAATATTATTCGAAAACGCAAATGATAATTTTTGCAACTTTTTTGGGATAGATAAAAATCTAAGTCATTTGGTAAAACTAAGTGAAGTTATAAATGAAGATTTGGATAGTTTAATAATTCAGTCAATCAATCAAATCACATATCAGAACCGCAACTCTGCCACATTTACTTTTTTACACGAGAATGAACGACACTTCTCATGCAAGGTTACTCATATCAACGAGAAAATTTCTACGATTTTTATTATAACAATGACCGATAAAACTGATGAAATTAACTACCAGGAACAGTTAAAAAAGGCATATCAAAAAGAGATGATGGTTAATAAAATGAAGTCAGATTTTCTTGCTAATATGTCGCATGAAATTAGAACTCCATTCAACGCAATTATAGGATATTCCGAGATTATAGATGAAAGTGTAGCTGAAAATGATATAAAGATGGTAAAAGAGATTATGGATTCGATGAAAGAGGTATTGGGACGTGCACTAAATCTGTTTACTAATATTGTGGAAGTATCACAAATTGAAGCTGGCGAGGTTGAACTTGAAAATGTTGAGCTCAACTGCAACCAGGTGGTTCGAAGTGTTTACAATAAAAATTATGAAGAGGTGATCAAAAAAAATCTTGAATTTAAACTTGATCTTGACGAAAGCGAATGCATTGTTGAGATTGACTGGATAAAATTAGAAAAGGTGCTGAACTCATTAATTGACAATGCCACAAAGTATACCCCTACCGGGACAATATATATTGGGACAAAAAATCAAAAAGACAAAATAGAAATTATAGTTGCTGATAGTGGAGTTGGTATTGAGCAATCTCAAATAGATAGAGTGCTAAAGCCATTTTCACAAGAAGTTGAAGGCTATACAAGACCATATGAGGGAGCCGGACTCGGACTAACTATAGCTTACAGACTTACCAAACTTATGAATGGGGACTTCGATATAATTAGTGAAAAGAATTTAGGAACAAAGGTTATATTATCTTTCCCACATGCATATTTAACTAGTTATTCTGGAGTTAAATAA
- the motA gene encoding flagellar motor stator protein MotA produces the protein MFVIIGIAVVTIGVIVGYLVAGGNLILLIQVSEFITIGAAAIGSLLIASPLSLIKSMISSITHSFSHKPQTKEDYISMLKSFSDLFLIAQREGLLAIEKHIEAPDKSEILNRSKNFINNAYRKNFFCDTMKVMLAGSVPPHEMEGLMDAEIETYEKERKPIYEGIARVGDSLPGLGIVAAVLGIIVTMSKIGDGAEAVGAHVAAALVGTFLGVLLAYGFVNPLAANIAHGIEEDVQDLHIIKSYVLAYAKGNPPFVAAEIARRTIFSDRRPTFSELEGSLRGKK, from the coding sequence ATGTTTGTAATTATTGGAATTGCGGTAGTAACTATCGGTGTTATTGTTGGATATCTGGTAGCTGGAGGAAATCTTATACTGCTCATTCAGGTGTCTGAATTTATAACAATTGGTGCCGCGGCAATAGGGAGTTTGTTAATCGCATCCCCTTTATCCTTAATCAAATCAATGATTTCTTCAATTACCCATTCATTCAGCCATAAACCCCAAACAAAAGAAGATTACATCTCAATGCTCAAATCCTTTAGCGATCTATTTTTAATTGCCCAGAGAGAAGGATTACTTGCAATAGAAAAACATATTGAAGCTCCGGATAAAAGTGAGATTCTGAACAGAAGCAAAAATTTTATAAATAACGCCTACCGCAAAAATTTTTTCTGCGATACAATGAAGGTGATGTTAGCCGGGTCTGTGCCCCCTCATGAAATGGAAGGATTGATGGACGCGGAAATTGAAACTTATGAAAAAGAGAGAAAACCAATTTATGAAGGTATAGCACGTGTAGGCGACTCACTTCCAGGATTAGGTATAGTGGCTGCGGTATTGGGAATTATCGTAACTATGTCAAAGATAGGCGATGGAGCTGAAGCAGTTGGAGCTCACGTAGCTGCTGCCCTTGTTGGAACCTTTCTTGGTGTTTTATTGGCGTATGGATTTGTTAATCCTTTAGCGGCAAATATCGCTCACGGTATTGAAGAAGATGTACAGGACTTACATATTATTAAATCGTATGTGCTGGCTTATGCAAAAGGTAATCCTCCATTTGTTGCCGCTGAAATTGCGCGCCGTACAATTTTTAGTGATAGAAGACCAACTTTTAGTGAATTGGAAGGATCGCTCAGAGGTAAAAAATAA
- a CDS encoding MotA/TolQ/ExbB proton channel family protein, giving the protein MKKAGSLIGLLIGVVSIFGAFFLEGGSFKALFLISSMMIVFGGTLSTAIIGFGLDKVKNIWKLMQIAYFPPKYNIDKIIDTFIELSIKARREGLLSIEKDINKFEDLFPRKMVKFALDGTDADGLESLAQLEMRAMQERHFSNVFLFTKMGGYAPTMGIIGTVMGLIMTLANAGTDPNVLIKNIATAFIATLWGVFSANIIWLPIGDSLKRCHLDEKHMMEISLEGVLTLQSGEIPSIMKARLVGMLPQSEQISKLSS; this is encoded by the coding sequence ATGAAAAAAGCAGGTTCCTTAATTGGCTTACTGATTGGAGTAGTTTCTATATTCGGAGCGTTCTTTTTAGAAGGCGGCTCATTTAAAGCTCTATTTTTAATTAGCTCAATGATGATTGTTTTTGGCGGCACACTTTCTACCGCAATTATTGGTTTCGGTCTTGATAAAGTGAAGAATATTTGGAAGCTGATGCAGATAGCATATTTTCCGCCCAAGTATAACATTGATAAAATTATTGATACGTTCATTGAACTATCGATTAAGGCTAGAAGAGAAGGGTTGCTCTCAATTGAAAAGGATATAAATAAATTTGAGGATCTGTTTCCAAGAAAAATGGTAAAATTTGCTCTTGATGGTACCGATGCCGATGGGTTAGAATCATTAGCCCAACTTGAAATGCGAGCAATGCAAGAAAGACATTTTAGTAATGTGTTCCTTTTTACAAAAATGGGCGGATACGCCCCAACAATGGGTATTATTGGTACGGTAATGGGTTTAATTATGACTCTCGCGAATGCGGGAACAGACCCAAATGTTTTAATTAAAAATATAGCAACGGCATTTATTGCGACCCTTTGGGGAGTTTTTAGTGCTAATATAATTTGGCTTCCAATTGGAGACAGTTTAAAAAGATGTCACTTAGACGAAAAACATATGATGGAGATATCTTTGGAGGGAGTGTTAACGCTCCAGAGCGGCGAAATTCCTTCAATAATGAAGGCAAGATTGGTAGGGATGCTCCCGCAAAGCGAACAAATAAGCAAGCTAAGTTCGTAG
- a CDS encoding asparagine synthase, with amino-acid sequence MYNTFCLSSFLAFRYVVKDGISWKDGVSPVLPKLGKKDQTGVSSADEIVNHFKNQLSINKNTGILLSAGIDSAILASFLPAGTKAYTIRFIAEGSIDETEGARVFADKLNLSHKVVKVYWEDYLEFSDNLMKWKMSPLHAIEVALYKAALAAKQDGIDQLIVGNGADSTFGGMDKLLSQNWTYEEFKKRYTFVEPSEVLKNFEDLDEVYRPYKKDDGIEVSAFLKTVHGIGIVQTFNNAIESAGCKVLAPYESLFLNASLDIDRIRRGESKYILRKVFESRFPAFSIPEKIPFARPMDQWLSHWKGPSRKEFISNLDINKYTGEQKWIIYCLERFLNLFESPK; translated from the coding sequence ATGTATAATACATTTTGTCTAAGCTCTTTTCTTGCTTTTCGTTATGTTGTCAAAGATGGAATTAGTTGGAAAGATGGTGTCTCTCCGGTTTTGCCAAAACTAGGCAAAAAAGACCAGACTGGCGTTTCTTCTGCTGATGAAATAGTGAACCATTTTAAGAATCAATTAAGCATTAATAAAAATACCGGGATATTACTAAGTGCGGGAATTGATTCCGCCATTCTCGCCTCTTTTTTGCCTGCTGGTACTAAAGCTTATACTATTAGATTTATTGCTGAAGGATCAATTGATGAAACTGAGGGAGCTCGTGTCTTTGCTGATAAATTGAACTTATCCCACAAAGTCGTTAAAGTTTATTGGGAAGATTATTTAGAGTTTTCTGATAATCTAATGAAATGGAAAATGTCCCCTCTACACGCTATTGAAGTGGCATTATATAAAGCCGCATTAGCTGCAAAACAAGATGGTATTGATCAGCTGATAGTTGGAAATGGAGCAGATAGTACATTTGGGGGGATGGACAAATTGCTCTCCCAAAATTGGACTTATGAAGAATTTAAAAAACGTTATACTTTTGTAGAGCCTTCCGAAGTATTGAAAAATTTTGAAGATTTGGACGAAGTTTATAGACCATATAAAAAAGATGACGGTATAGAAGTATCAGCTTTCTTAAAAACAGTTCATGGAATTGGAATTGTCCAAACATTTAACAATGCAATTGAATCTGCTGGATGTAAAGTTTTGGCCCCCTATGAATCTTTATTCCTTAATGCATCTCTGGACATTGATAGAATTAGGCGCGGTGAATCTAAATACATATTACGAAAAGTTTTTGAGAGTAGGTTTCCAGCTTTTTCCATTCCAGAAAAAATTCCATTCGCAAGACCAATGGATCAATGGTTGTCACATTGGAAGGGACCAAGCCGTAAAGAATTTATATCTAACCTTGATATAAACAAATACACTGGTGAGCAAAAATGGATCATCTACTGTCTCGAAAGATTTTTGAACCTATTTGAAAGCCCTAAATGA
- a CDS encoding response regulator — MDFRNESMSILVIDDSDIIRTTLRKFLSEYDLEVITCNDGLEGLQKAIEHNPKLIMLDLLMPNLDGIRLLRVLKVMEQLKHIPVIIISGHTDKSNVIAAMEAGAEKIISKPLSKEVLIKTINEVLGHNFLSDAKRLLHLSPAEKDQMNKELKRYYVNSLVYKKETLRQSIENRNKDLLKMIVHELKGSSGTVGFNQITDLCRDLESVIAVPQSTWESIISKSDELLNSLIEIEVSYSK; from the coding sequence ATGGATTTCCGAAACGAAAGCATGTCAATATTAGTAATTGACGACTCCGACATTATTCGTACAACTCTCAGAAAGTTTTTGTCTGAATATGACCTTGAGGTTATTACATGTAACGATGGATTGGAAGGATTGCAAAAGGCAATTGAACATAATCCAAAACTTATAATGCTCGACCTCCTGATGCCAAATTTGGATGGAATTCGACTGTTGAGAGTACTAAAAGTAATGGAGCAATTAAAGCATATACCGGTAATTATTATAAGCGGTCATACCGATAAGTCCAATGTTATTGCCGCAATGGAAGCGGGAGCCGAAAAAATAATTTCTAAACCCCTCAGCAAAGAAGTCCTAATTAAAACTATTAATGAAGTATTGGGGCATAACTTTTTATCGGATGCTAAAAGATTGCTTCATTTATCGCCTGCTGAAAAAGATCAAATGAATAAAGAGCTTAAGCGATATTATGTAAATTCTCTGGTTTACAAAAAAGAAACTCTACGGCAATCCATTGAAAATAGAAATAAAGATCTTCTAAAGATGATTGTTCATGAATTAAAAGGATCCAGCGGAACTGTAGGGTTTAATCAAATAACTGATTTGTGCCGTGATCTCGAATCTGTAATTGCAGTTCCTCAATCAACCTGGGAAAGTATTATTAGCAAAAGTGATGAGCTGCTTAATAGTTTAATTGAAATCGAAGTAAGTTATTCTAAATAG
- a CDS encoding response regulator has translation MLKKIIIVEDDAFLQDFYKVFFKKIGGEVLIQENADLILAEISKGGVELVIMDINLRNTYLNNQRIDGIKFSRYIKETFRHIRVPILLITAYPISSFGDNLLEDSLADDYLVKPIVDYNKLVDKINKLVISKNER, from the coding sequence ATGTTAAAAAAAATCATTATAGTAGAAGATGATGCCTTTCTTCAAGATTTTTACAAAGTATTTTTCAAAAAAATAGGCGGTGAAGTATTAATTCAGGAAAACGCCGATTTGATTCTTGCAGAAATAAGCAAAGGTGGTGTTGAGTTAGTTATAATGGATATCAACCTTAGAAATACTTATCTGAATAATCAGAGAATTGATGGAATTAAATTTTCCAGATATATAAAAGAAACATTCAGGCATATAAGGGTACCAATTCTTCTTATCACCGCTTACCCTATTTCCAGCTTCGGAGATAACTTGCTTGAGGATAGTTTGGCCGATGACTATCTTGTTAAACCGATTGTAGATTATAATAAATTAGTTGATAAAATAAATAAACTGGTGATTTCGAAAAATGAAAGATAA